A segment of the Candidatus Tanganyikabacteria bacterium genome:
CACCAGCCGTAGAAGCCGGCGGCGACCACGCCGAGCAGGGCGACGACCCCGTAGAGCGCCACGCGCCACGTGGCCACGGCGGGCGCGTCCTTGGCGGTCGCCTTCCCCTCGGCCGGATCGGCCTTCCGCGTTTGTGCCTTCTCCGCCGGCTTCTCGACGACCTTCGGCTGCACCGGCGCCGCCGGCGCGGCGACGGCCGGCTCGGGCGGGCCGGAGATCAGGGCCTCCAGGCGGTACTCCTGCTCGCAGAGCGCCACGGTCAGCTGCTCGGGGGTGATCGCCAGTTCGCGCACGAGCAACTCGCCCAGCATCGAGTCTTCCTTGAGCTGGCGCGCCAGCGCCGCGGCCACGCGCTGGCGCGAGCAGAAGCCCAGTTCCACGAGGATCTTGCCCAGCGCGAGACGCTCCGACCGGCGTGCGGTGTCCTTGCGAGCCAGCACTTCGCGCTCGCGCTCGAGTTCCTCCGCCGGGATGCGGCCCATGGCGCCGGCCAGCGAATCGGCTTCCTGGCCCACCTCGGCGTCCACCAGGCCGACGACCAGGCCCGCCTTGACCAGCGTGACCCGCGAGATCACGCCGCGGCGGCAAAGGCGCTCCATGATGTCGTCGCGCAGCGGCACGGGCACCTTGCGGCGGCCCACCTCGGCGGCGACCTCCTCGGCCGTGGTCCGATCGATCACCCGGGCGTCCACCAGGGCCTCCAGGCTGTCCTTGCCGCGACTCTTCGTGATGGCGTCGGCCGCTTCGGCCTCCGTGACGAAGCCCTTGCGAACGAGCGACCGGACGCCTTCGAGGCGGCCGTGCCCGCCGCCGATGGGTCGCAGTACCTGCCATCCCGGCACCATGCGGAGCAGATCCTCCATGGTCATACCGGCCGAAAGCAGGCACCGGCCATAGGATCGCGCGCCGGCCGCGAGTTGCTCGTCGGCGCGCTGGCGATGGTCCGGCGGCAGGTGCCAGGCAAGCTGGCGCTGGTAGTGGATGTCCCGGGACAGTTGCGCGTAGGAGTCGGGGTACTCGACCTCGATGCGATCGAGCAACTCGGCGAAGCTGTAGAACTGCCCGTCGGGCTCCGATCCGCCCGCGCCCGGGGACTCGATCAACCGGAACACGGCGGTCGGGTGCATGTCGGGCTGGACGGGCGCCAACTGGTCGGGCCGGACCAGGGGATGGCCGAGATCCAGTTCGAAGGTCAGGCGAGGATCCACCTTGAGGGCGCGGGTGCTCATCAGGCGAAGCCTCACGTCCCGGCCGTCGAGGGCGAAGTCGTCCTGGTAGACCCGCATCATCAGGGTGGCGCGCCGATCGGCGCAGAGCCGCTGGAGATCGGCCAGGTAGAGCCGCGTGCCGCGCGCCGGCTGGAACCACGGGCATTCGCAGCGACCCGAGTAGTGGGCGTCGAGGAGCACCGTCCGCTCGCACCACGGGCACGCGACGATACGGGAGCGCCCGGCCGCGACGGGCTCGGGCGGTTCGAGGGCAGCGAGATCCACGTCGAAGCCGTAAGACCAGTCCGCGTCGGCTTCCGCGCCCGCTGCCGGGACCTCCGGGGCAGGCGGCGCAGCGGCGCTCTCCGGTTGCGGGGCGGCGCCTTGGCCCGGAGCGGGCACCGTGTCTCCGGAAGGGGCGCCGCCAAGCGGGGCAGGGCCAAGAATCTCCTCGCCGGAAGGCGCGCCGCCGGGCGGGGCATCGCCGGGAGGCTCCGCGCCCGGATCAGGCTCCCTGGCCGCGGCCTCGATCTGCGCCTTGGCGGCCCGCGCGCGGGCGAGCAACTCGTACTCGCCACGCTGGTACAGGGCATCGCTCTGGTCGATGAGGACCTGCACGTGGACCTCGGCGCGCGCGTGGCGGCCCGCCCGGATGTAGGCATCGGCGACCAGGAGCCGGAGCGCCGGATCGGCCGGCGCCTTCTTGATCGCGAACTCGAAGAACGAAGCGGCGCGGCCGAACTCGCCGCCTTCCAGCGCCTGCATTCCGAGTTCGAGGGAACTTGGCACGTCGGCGGCCTACAGCGCTTGCCCGGCGACCGCGGTGGCGGCCGCCGGCCTGGCGCCCCCTAGGCGCCCCGATCCGTCCCGGGCCAGAGCGTCAACCATGAAAACCTTCCCTAACCTTACCTCAGCCCGGACGATCCCCACCCGGGCGTGCGCGCCGTGCCCGCGACCTGCTCGACCTCCCGGAACTCCGGCAGGACGTACGGTTCGACCGCAAGCTGGGCGATGCGATCGCCCGCGCGGATCTGGAACGGTTCGTCGGAATGGTTGAACAGCAGCACGCCGATGGCGTCGCGGTACGACTCGTCGATCAGGCCGGCCCCGACGTCGATGCCATGGCGGGCGGCCAGTCCGGATCGCGGGAAGATGCGCCCCCGGTAGCCGGACGGCAACTCGATCGCGACGTCAGTGGGCACGACCGCCCTGCCACGGGCCTGGATCACCAGATCCACCGCCGAATACAGGTCGGCCGCCACGTCCCCCTCCTGCATGACCCGGGGCACCCGGGCGCCTTCGGAAAGTCGCGCCAATCTTATCTCCACGCGGTGTGCCATGGGCTGGAGGCTAACACGTCGGGGGCCCGGCACGCCAGGATTCCGGCAGCCTGCGGGGCAACTCCGGCGCCTCGCTGGAC
Coding sequences within it:
- the dut gene encoding dUTP diphosphatase; this encodes MARLSEGARVPRVMQEGDVAADLYSAVDLVIQARGRAVVPTDVAIELPSGYRGRIFPRSGLAARHGIDVGAGLIDESYRDAIGVLLFNHSDEPFQIRAGDRIAQLAVEPYVLPEFREVEQVAGTARTPGWGSSGLR
- a CDS encoding tetratricopeptide repeat protein, encoding MPSSLELGMQALEGGEFGRAASFFEFAIKKAPADPALRLLVADAYIRAGRHARAEVHVQVLIDQSDALYQRGEYELLARARAAKAQIEAAAREPDPGAEPPGDAPPGGAPSGEEILGPAPLGGAPSGDTVPAPGQGAAPQPESAAAPPAPEVPAAGAEADADWSYGFDVDLAALEPPEPVAAGRSRIVACPWCERTVLLDAHYSGRCECPWFQPARGTRLYLADLQRLCADRRATLMMRVYQDDFALDGRDVRLRLMSTRALKVDPRLTFELDLGHPLVRPDQLAPVQPDMHPTAVFRLIESPGAGGSEPDGQFYSFAELLDRIEVEYPDSYAQLSRDIHYQRQLAWHLPPDHRQRADEQLAAGARSYGRCLLSAGMTMEDLLRMVPGWQVLRPIGGGHGRLEGVRSLVRKGFVTEAEAADAITKSRGKDSLEALVDARVIDRTTAEEVAAEVGRRKVPVPLRDDIMERLCRRGVISRVTLVKAGLVVGLVDAEVGQEADSLAGAMGRIPAEELEREREVLARKDTARRSERLALGKILVELGFCSRQRVAAALARQLKEDSMLGELLVRELAITPEQLTVALCEQEYRLEALISGPPEPAVAAPAAPVQPKVVEKPAEKAQTRKADPAEGKATAKDAPAVATWRVALYGVVALLGVVAAGFYGWWVSRSATPRDLQVDMSEFLAAGRAKPESLLRGVWRDASGSVLATADVAILAKEVTAALPTDPRNAALLTNGAFLRLDEGNIRDSLVLARRALEVAPRDPFAHVAMGAIWLASANEFEAGREFQEARKLLPGLAIEAAFKRQAGAAEGSRLARRRVSLNVTLSAPGTASTPATPTLPVSPAS